One stretch of Cohnella algarum DNA includes these proteins:
- a CDS encoding carbohydrate ABC transporter permease: MAAKAKKKRDFHQLTPGWNAVLNTVAAIFAILCVFPFLFVVIISFTDEKTLATNGYRLFPEKWSLGAYKYVFETGDMLLKSYGVTILVTVVGTLLSLLMIALYSYAISRKSFAYRRFFSLFAVFTMLFSGGMIPTYIIVTQVLGLKDSLWALIWPLAMNAFYIMILRTFYMTSVPDAIVESGKIDGAGEFKIFYRLVLPLSLPGLATIGLFSTLGYWNDWFNALLYIDDPNKVPLQSMLMRIESSMSFIQQNSANSSISLEVMQNMPQDTARMAMVVLATVPIIFAYPFFQRYFVQGLTVGSVKE, translated from the coding sequence ATGGCCGCAAAAGCGAAGAAAAAACGGGATTTCCATCAATTGACCCCGGGCTGGAACGCGGTTCTCAATACCGTCGCCGCCATATTTGCCATTTTGTGCGTATTTCCATTTTTGTTTGTCGTCATCATTTCCTTTACCGACGAAAAAACGCTGGCCACGAACGGCTATCGGTTGTTTCCGGAAAAATGGAGCCTCGGAGCGTACAAGTACGTGTTCGAAACGGGGGACATGCTGCTCAAGTCGTACGGCGTGACCATCCTGGTCACCGTCGTCGGAACGCTGCTCAGCCTGCTTATGATCGCCCTTTATTCGTATGCCATCTCGCGTAAAAGCTTCGCCTATCGGCGGTTTTTCTCCCTGTTCGCGGTATTTACGATGCTGTTCAGCGGGGGGATGATTCCAACCTATATCATCGTGACGCAAGTTCTCGGCCTCAAGGACAGCTTGTGGGCGCTGATTTGGCCGCTGGCGATGAACGCTTTTTATATTATGATTTTGCGAACGTTCTACATGACAAGCGTCCCCGACGCGATCGTCGAATCCGGAAAAATCGACGGCGCCGGGGAGTTCAAAATTTTTTACCGCCTCGTCTTGCCGTTGTCGCTTCCGGGTCTCGCCACGATCGGCCTGTTCAGCACGCTGGGCTACTGGAACGACTGGTTCAACGCGCTGCTCTATATCGACGATCCGAACAAGGTGCCGTTGCAGTCAATGCTGATGCGGATCGAATCGAGCATGTCGTTCATTCAGCAAAATTCGGCCAACAGCTCGATCAGCCTCGAAGTGATGCAGAACATGCCGCAGGATACGGCCCGCATGGCGATGGTCGTGCTGGCCACGGTTCCGATCATTTTCGCTTATCCGTTTTTCCAACGCTATTTCGTCCAAGGCTTGACGGTCGGCTCCGTGAAAGAGTAA
- a CDS encoding ABC transporter permease, whose product MGGSFFRTLFRNRVMLLMVLPGAAWFLFFSYMPLIGTVAAFKEYRFSREGFWHSLFNSENVGWDNFRFLFSTDAAFTITRNTLLYNIAFIFLGLVFSVAMAIILSEIVNKKMAKLYQTGMFLPYFLSWVIVGYFAFSFLSMDRGLLNHILGYFGVETIGWYNEPKYWPYILVFVSLWKSVGYNSVVYLASIMGIDRSLYEAAMIDGANKWQQVRNITLPLLKPIIIIMTLLAVGKIFYADFGLFYSVPRDSGTLYSVTNVIDTYVYRGLKTTGEIGMSTAAGLYQSVVGFVLVMVSNFIVRKIDKDSALF is encoded by the coding sequence ATGGGCGGCTCGTTTTTTCGAACGCTTTTCCGCAATCGGGTGATGCTGCTGATGGTTCTGCCCGGCGCCGCGTGGTTTTTGTTTTTTTCCTACATGCCGCTGATCGGCACCGTGGCCGCATTCAAGGAATACCGCTTCAGCAGGGAAGGCTTCTGGCACAGTCTGTTCAACAGCGAAAACGTCGGCTGGGACAATTTCCGGTTTCTGTTCAGCACGGACGCGGCGTTTACGATAACGCGCAATACGCTGCTTTACAATATCGCGTTTATCTTTTTGGGGCTCGTATTTTCGGTGGCGATGGCCATCATTTTGTCCGAAATCGTAAACAAAAAAATGGCCAAATTGTATCAGACGGGGATGTTTTTGCCCTACTTCCTGTCGTGGGTTATCGTCGGTTATTTCGCGTTCAGCTTCCTCAGCATGGACCGCGGGCTGCTTAACCATATTCTGGGCTATTTCGGGGTCGAGACGATCGGATGGTACAACGAGCCGAAATATTGGCCGTACATTCTCGTTTTCGTCAGTCTGTGGAAGTCCGTCGGCTACAACAGCGTCGTCTACCTGGCCTCCATCATGGGGATCGACCGATCGCTGTACGAAGCGGCGATGATCGACGGGGCGAACAAGTGGCAGCAGGTCCGCAACATTACGCTTCCGCTGCTGAAGCCGATCATCATCATCATGACGCTGCTTGCGGTCGGGAAAATCTTTTACGCGGACTTCGGCTTGTTCTACAGCGTGCCGCGGGATTCCGGAACGCTGTACTCCGTGACCAACGTTATCGACACCTATGTATATCGCGGTTTGAAGACGACGGGCGAAATCGGCATGAGCACGGCTGCGGGTCTGTATCAGTCGGTCGTCGGCTTTGTGCTCGTAATGGTGTCCAACTTCATCGTGCGCAAAATCGATAAAGACAGCGCGCTGTTCTAA
- a CDS encoding ABC transporter substrate-binding protein yields the protein MSKTKKRFGLLLASLMSLSLVLSACGGNDNGESAGSASGSAGGSEETVELIWYTIGTPQKDVDAVMEKVSEYTKEKINATITMKQIDWGDYTQKMQVNVASGEPMDIIFTAAGGFDYVQNVRKGAFLQIDDLLTQYGQGIVDTIDPGFLEGSKVDGHNYGIPANKELPQQEVWRFNKTLLDKYNLDISNVRSLESLEPLLKTIKENEPNVTPFGMDKNHVPYVPYDYLVTNLPMAVKLDTTDYKVVNILETEEMKQALATMRKYYQAGYISPEAATVGSTQDLTLSGNWLVDRAQTQPLADNQWSATYGYPVVSTPASDAIITNTSVQGSIMAISANSEHPEKAMEFLNLLNTDPVLRNMVDSGIEGTHYEKVGENRMKNLDAAKNYDMPSYSLGNNMLLYLNENDPDNKWDEFKKFNAEGVASPILGFNFDSTKVATEMASIQNVKEQYWASLMTGTVDPNEYLPIAIEKFKEAGMDKVLAEAQAQLDAWVAENK from the coding sequence ATGAGCAAAACGAAAAAAAGGTTCGGGCTTTTGCTCGCCTCGCTGATGTCGCTTTCGCTTGTGCTTAGCGCCTGCGGCGGCAACGACAACGGCGAGAGCGCAGGCAGCGCGTCGGGTTCCGCCGGCGGTTCCGAAGAAACCGTCGAATTGATCTGGTACACGATCGGAACGCCGCAAAAAGACGTGGATGCCGTCATGGAAAAAGTAAGCGAGTACACGAAGGAAAAAATCAACGCGACGATTACGATGAAACAAATCGATTGGGGCGACTACACGCAAAAAATGCAAGTCAACGTCGCTTCCGGCGAACCGATGGACATCATCTTCACCGCCGCCGGCGGCTTCGATTACGTGCAGAACGTCCGCAAGGGCGCGTTCCTCCAAATCGACGATCTACTTACGCAATACGGCCAAGGCATCGTCGACACGATCGATCCGGGCTTCCTCGAAGGCTCGAAGGTCGACGGCCACAACTACGGCATTCCGGCCAACAAGGAGCTTCCGCAGCAGGAAGTATGGCGTTTCAACAAAACGCTTCTGGACAAGTACAACCTGGATATCTCGAACGTCCGCTCGCTTGAAAGCCTCGAGCCGCTGCTCAAGACGATCAAGGAAAACGAACCGAACGTCACGCCGTTCGGCATGGACAAAAACCACGTTCCTTACGTTCCGTACGACTATCTCGTAACGAACCTTCCGATGGCCGTCAAGCTGGATACGACCGACTACAAAGTCGTCAATATCCTCGAAACGGAAGAAATGAAACAAGCGCTGGCCACGATGCGCAAATACTACCAAGCGGGCTACATTTCGCCCGAAGCCGCAACCGTCGGTTCGACGCAAGATCTGACGCTGTCCGGCAACTGGCTCGTCGACCGCGCGCAAACGCAGCCGCTCGCCGACAACCAGTGGTCCGCAACGTACGGCTACCCGGTCGTTTCGACGCCTGCCAGCGACGCGATCATTACGAACACGTCCGTTCAAGGCTCGATCATGGCGATTTCCGCCAACTCCGAACATCCGGAAAAAGCGATGGAGTTCCTGAACCTGCTCAATACGGATCCGGTCCTGCGCAACATGGTCGATTCCGGCATCGAAGGCACGCACTACGAAAAAGTCGGCGAAAACCGGATGAAAAATCTGGACGCCGCCAAAAACTACGACATGCCGTCCTACTCGCTCGGCAACAACATGCTTCTGTATCTGAACGAAAACGATCCGGACAACAAGTGGGACGAATTCAAGAAGTTCAACGCCGAAGGCGTGGCGTCCCCGATTCTCGGCTTCAACTTCGACAGCACGAAAGTGGCGACCGAAATGGCGTCCATTCAAAACGTCAAGGAACAATACTGGGCATCGCTCATGACCGGCACGGTCGATCCGAACGAATACTTGCCGATCGCGATCGAGAAATTCAAAGAAGCCGGCATGGACAAAGTCCTTGCGGAAGCGCAAGCGCAGCTTGACGCATGGGTAGCCGAAAACAAGTAA